The sequence TGCGCTACCGTCGGTCGCGCTCGTCGAACCCGATCCGGTGGCGCAGGCCCGGGTGGCCAGCCGACCCGGTGACCTGCTGATCGCGGTCGCGTCCGCCAGCGAACCCGCCGTCGTCGACGCGATGCGCCGCGCCGAGGCGTGGGGCGTGCTGACCCTGTGGATCGGATCCGGTCCACGCCCGAAAGCCGGTGCCGCCGACCACATTCTGTGGATCGACTCCGAGGATCCGATGCTCCCGGCCACCGGGACGTTCGTGTTGATGTATCACCTGCTCTGGGAACTGACCCACGTCTGCTTCGAGCATCCCGGGCTGCTGAGATCCGCCGAGTGCACCGACGACGTCTGCATCACGTGCAGCGACCAGGGCCGGGTCGGCGAGGTGCTGCTCGAACCCAGCACCGCAACCGATCCGGCTCTCGTGCGCACCGCCCAGGGCGAGGAATGGGCGGACGTCACCCTGCTCGGTGGTGTCGCGGTCAACGACCTCGTGCTCGTCCACGCCGGGGCGGCCATCTCCCGCCTCGACATCGGCCAGGAGGTGAACCGATGACAGAGCCCGAAAGCACCGGCTTCCTGTATCCGTTCATCGAATCCGAAGAGACCGACGCCACCAGCCTGCTCGACGATCTGAGCGCCTCGGCGCGCGGCAAGGCCGCCGAAAGCGCCCGGCTGCAACGCGCCTCGCTCGACGAGTACGGCGCTGCACTGACCGCGGCGGGCACCGAGATGGCCGACCGATTCCGCCGCGGCGGGCGGCTCTACACCTTCGGAAACGGTGGCAGCTCCACCGACGCCGCGACGCTGGCGTCGCTGTTCAGCCGGCCGGCCCGGGGACGTCCGGTCGCCGCGTGGTCCCTTGCCGCCGACAACGCCGTGGTCACCGCGCTCGGCAACGACG comes from Mycolicibacterium pulveris and encodes:
- a CDS encoding D-sedoheptulose-7-phosphate isomerase; the encoded protein is MTEPESTGFLYPFIESEETDATSLLDDLSASARGKAAESARLQRASLDEYGAALTAAGTEMADRFRRGGRLYTFGNGGSSTDAATLASLFSRPARGRPVAAWSLAADNAVVTALGNDVGFELIFKRQIIAHARSQDIAIALSTSGNSEDLMTAITEAKQRGLLTVGFSGHDGGRMADAEDLDYCFTVRSQSIHRIQESHAMLGYRLWSVAQEHMARPRNGAHST
- a CDS encoding hydrogenase assembly protein HupF, whose amino-acid sequence is MTVTARPGGSYIDAELSADLAAAALDMARRFHQGATLWVISPQWEPHAHHVAVEFVHPVIMGKRALPSVALVEPDPVAQARVASRPGDLLIAVASASEPAVVDAMRRAEAWGVLTLWIGSGPRPKAGAADHILWIDSEDPMLPATGTFVLMYHLLWELTHVCFEHPGLLRSAECTDDVCITCSDQGRVGEVLLEPSTATDPALVRTAQGEEWADVTLLGGVAVNDLVLVHAGAAISRLDIGQEVNR